The nucleotide sequence GTACGATATtgtgatgtatgaatgtatgtcaATTACGCTGAAAGTGACACGCTCATAGCTAAAAGcggaaaaaggaaagaaacttGGACAGATTTTAGAAGAAATGTGAAGCAATGGAAACAAATGCACCCACAACTGGACAATGTATTTGTTACTAGTTGACACAAAGAATACTGGTCTGTTATTGTATCATTATGTTTTGCTGTCGGCCCACggttcaaatttgtaaaaataacaCGACGTTTACAAACACTAGGCGTCGTTATTTTCGTTGTTTCTCTTTGCCTTTGACTAATAAAACGGCACCGTTTAGTAAACTTGCAATTGTTGTAATAATCTCCTATTCCTGGCTAAAATCAAATAAcaaacataataaaacaaactcCAGCACATATTTTCACCGTGAATTAACGGGGATACATTCCACACTTTGTTGTTAACGCCCGTCGGCATGATTGGAAGAACCACAACAGAGACTTTTCCTAAACTGTACCCTCTACAGGTAACATCGGCTtatacattgtaatatttatagtATGTGCGTCGTGTTTGTTCAAAATGCCCGGTTCACCAGCTTGTAGCGCATGTCACTAAAGACTTTAAACCATCAACGGTGACGAGTTTTGATAACtttaaaattgatatatatatatatatatatatatatatatatatatatatatatatatatatatatatatatatatatatatatatatatatatatatatatatatatatatatatatatatatatatatatatatatatatatatcaggtggggttgggagggggctCGACATGgggattattttttatttaaatatcttCTTCCGTTTTGCTTAGTCATTTTGTGTGTTTACATCTTGCACTAGTGTAATTATATCAAACATTGACGTTTACCTAACGGGCTTAATTCGATTATTGATGACATAACCATATGCCTTAATATTCATCTTTATCCATCTTAGTTCAGTTACgcaattaatgttttttttttctatcattaTCATTAAAATCTGTAATTGATCGCTCTAGAAGAAATAACGGCAACGTTAGattttctgttttatatttgtttgtttgtgtactTCATGTcgataaattataaacaaataagCTGGTTATACTTATTTATAGGAACAAGTTAGGTTCTCCAAAAATACGGATGATAGCATTTTTAGGTTAAAAATATGCTGATATATCTGTTGTCATTATCGTATCAACTTAACATTACTTTCAAGTAGAGCTACGTCTTTTCGAACGGTTTGCAGAGTTATACTGCACTCCCCAACACACTGACtcacacaaacaacaaaagtTTCAACTATGTTATTAGTTTGATACACCCATCAATGgaaatttaataattaaatgcATTTCTAAAATGACTGATGTTTTTGTTATGTGGAGCGCGCACTCTCTCCAAACAGATGGAAGGGGCATAAACAAAGTATTGCTTTCCAGTCAACTCTGAACTCAAATTCGTtttggtttgtttatttttcttgttaGTTAACGAAGATTGCTTCAATAGTAATTtcctgagggggggggggggggggcggttgatAAATCCAGATCATGTGAGCAACATTTCATAATGTACTGTGATGATAAATAAGGCACACTAGACTAACCCTGATCGTATTGATATACTGACAATTAATGGCAGAAATATGATATAGCAAAGAATAGTTTTTACCCCATTTTTGAGGCTGTAAGTAGTGATCAGTACTTTCTCTGCTCGTTGTCTACAATTCatatttcaaaagcaaaaatCACTGCCAAAGCGTCAATATGAACTGGAAACGATCCCTACAGAGGACAAAAATACAGCAAACATCAAGACTCCCCGGAACATCGAATCAGCAAGCAACACACGTCTTGTCGGCACAAAAGTAACAAACCTCTTAATCTTTATCTGAAAGGAGTACAGACTACACTCTTAAAACGTTGGTTAAAAAAAGAATAGTATAAGACCCCCGTTCACTTAATTGGTTAGTTTGTGCCCTTAAGTTGGTTAACTGGCAGTATTTGGGCTATTCCAATAAGTATGTACATGTCACAGTCCGACGTTTAACCAACTTGTTTATAACTTTACCGCTCACTGAGTAAAAAATTCGCGcgtacacatatatgtacactgtacgtACATCAGTGCAGCATCTATAACGCACACTACATAACACGTCATGCATAGTACGATCGCTGACAGGGTGGTTTAGTAATCAAGATTACAGCTAACGCAATGGCAGATATCGAAGACACTGCTgtcttgattttcttgaaaaaaTGCGAGGTCGAGTCTCTACATGAAACTTTCATCGGTAAGTGTAGCTTAACATCGGTAAAAAGTATGAACTTATGTGGGCACTGAGACCCCCAGTGACAGTATAACGTTAGGCTCATAGGCCAACGTTAGGCTTATACTAGGCTAACGttaatactagtagtagtactatacTAGTATGCCTAATAGTAACACTAGTAATATTAGTAACAGTATACTACTAAACTGCCACTGAGTTTAACACAGTGCTTTAGTCGATGTTAAATGAAGCATCTCTTGCAAGAAATTATGTTCAAAACAGGATCGACACATTCTTGTGGAAATTTGTACTAGTCACATGGTTGATCATTATGGAGATAAGTGAGTATAGCTAGTTTAAGACATCTATTCACTATGATATATTATGGGAATAGCAGACCCTCCTAATATAAACACGGATTAATAGGCTTTTCAAATGCCCTGGAGACCAAGAGATATTTTTAAtagaatttataataaaaaatattcaatatggTTATGTTTCTGAATGGATTGTTTCAATAGATAGGATACAATTTGCTGTATTGTTGTCAACATTTTACCTATTTCCTTTTTAATCTACAGGCCAAGCTCCTTCATTAAGGCAGCGTTAGCAGCAGCAGTTGTtgatttgtttccttttctgaAGGATCCAGAATCTCTCTTGGGTTATGTAAGCATGTTTATGTTCTAATATCCCTCGGCTTTATTGTCATTAGCCATAGTATAGACcacttttgttgttgtgttgagGTGACTAGTTTCCTATCTGCCCTTTAAAAATGTCTCTAAAATGTGGAACACAACACACTGCCCACAATATCAATCCTTTTTGCATCTGTAGTCAAGTTATATAATCTTCTGTGGGTTCTACCAAGTAATTTGTTCATCTCATATAGGACTGTGATACTGAAATCTATTTTCAATACTACCAGGTTTATATAGGCATCATTTAACTGAATAATTTCTAATTGAAGTCAGCACTAGGGTGACAAGGccttttaatatgttaaaaatatcaaaatggatGTTCAAATTTCACATTGGGAAATCCAAAAACTGTAACATAGGCACTGGTTTTCAGTGGGCTTCATCTCTCAATCTACCCAAGGTATTAATTGAGTTTGTTGTTCAGTAGGTACCCTCCTTATTCCATAAAATATCAGAATTCTGCAACTTATTGATGATATGTGCAATTAGGGTCAAACCCATTACTTTCAGGCTTATCACTTAAAATCAATTGTCATAGTGTCCCCTGGGACAATACTGTTTCATCAGTAAGCATACAATATTATGTGAGGACAGTATGTAGTGCCACAGTGTCCCTAGTCATAGCGTCCATATTGTTACCGTGCAGTTGTGGAACATGTACAAGACATGTTTGTTGTTTGCTGGCTAAAAGCCTTAGTTTCAACCAGCTATGAAGTTCTACATGTTGGTGTACAACAGCCTTACATGTAGATCAATAAGTCACATAATTTTCTGAGTTAGCTTGAATTTTGCTTCCATACTGTGTAAGATCTGAAGCTATAAGGAaggtttgattttcagtttgATAAAGGAGTATGCTGATTTCATGTGCAGGAAGCATGGTATTGCAAAGGTGCCACAGGACGACCGGCGACAGGGTATCTAGAAGAGCACCTACGCTACGTATGTAAAAAGAAGATTGCCATGGTGAAAGATTCCCCCAGTGCATCAAGTCCACCTACTCTTTTGACTAAAGTGTCCACTCCACCAAAATTGAGAGGTGTGTAATAGGTTTTTACCAACTGTTCTCAGGATTTGACTTATCTCTCATGCCATGACAATGATCAAAGACTGGCTAATGACACGTTATACCTGCCACAACCATGGTaactttcaaaatttgatgTTAAGGCATCTCTGTTCAGTaggaaatatatgtttttattgtccTTGCCAGAAGCTGATCTGGAGAACAAAGAGGAATTGGTGATGATGACTGAGTGGCTCAAATGTAACATGGAACCAAGAGAGAAAGTATTGGACTTCATGAGGCAAACTGCAGTTTACAGACAACAGCAGATCAAAGACCACTCAACTAACATTTCAGATATTCTGAAAGAGTATCCCAGGTTGTTAGACCGTGGAATGGTAActatcaaatttgaatttttgctGCTTAATTACAGAGAAATACGTGGGTGAATTTGCATAAAAAATACTAAAGAAGCTAGCTCTGAATACACATATTAcgaagatactattcaagaccATATCCTTTAACTCTTGAAAAAGGAAGTGGAAAAATTACTAGCAAGGTTTTGATTCAGCAGAAACACTGAAATTAAATAAGTCACTAACCTCATTGATGAGTTAATActatatttcactttgaagCCTATTTGACCAACTTAAAAACAGTACTTTGATTGACTACATATCTAGTTTGATTGGAAAGAACTAGTTTTACTGCTTTTTTTAAATCATGGcattatattttaaatcatggcattatattttaaatctcttttaatttatgCCTGGAAGTTTATGACAGTAATCAGCCACACAGTGAAGAAAAGTGACTGACTTTTAATTTAACCTTAGGCATCTGGCAGATCTGTATGCATTATAAAGACCAGATTGGACAAAATGTTATTTCTGGATGAAAATCTTGCTTTATTCAAGGATATAGGTAGGATTTTTAGAAAGGTTGCTGATGTTGAGTGTGGAAAAAGGTACAGATACAAGCGGTATAACATGGTTTACAATTTgtacaaagttcttttttttaatatggtGTCTTTGCCATTCAGTGCTATGGTTTAATGTGCAATGTTTGTtctgcatttcttgcaattgtgTACCAATCTAACAACTTGTCTATCATCTTGTTACAGGGAgacaagataaattattcccatgAATATGCTTTTGTTCAGTGATGATatcacaaatgttaaatattgaatttttgcaactcaaattccccccccccccaccacattaaaacaaatattttgaaaaaaaacatttttgagctgtattctgagatattttcaaagcatctgtcaataaatgttaaatacttACTTTTCTTTCCAAGATGttttctaaatgttattaaactAGCAAAAGGTATCAAGCAGTTGGATTTTCCACATCCAGCTTCAACAATACATAGTGTTTGTATAGATGCATGTAACCAGACCTCAACAAATTCTGTGAGAGTGATTTTTTAATGGATCCTAGCTGAGGATCAAAAAAAGAATATGCTTACACACATTAAAGTATTCTATTTCCCTTTGCTCTGTCAGATAGAACAAGATTTTTCAGTGCTTTGGCCTGAGCATGAGGATCACCTGTATGAAAAATGGGACTTGTACTACAATGGGATTATAGAATATGGCAAACAGGTTGAAAATTGGCAAGGCATTCTTGGTTTGGAGTACGTTAACCTAGAGAGTTTGTCTATTGGTAAGTGTGCTTCTTATTTCAGTGCGCATAGTTGagctaatttaattttttgtatgttgaTCATTCATTGCAACCCTTCACCACCATCACACTAGGAACTTTTGAAAGCTCAGGTTTGACCAATTATCCGTAATATATCTGATCTTGTTCTCAAAATAGCCTTAGTTTAATTTTTGTTAAGGCAATAacacttccttttcttttttttgtaaaaataataaactgaaattgaacaaaaagcATCAATGGGATCTGGTTTAGACAGAAACCAAGTTGGGTTGGTGCAGGTATATTCCCTTGCTTAGACTCCATCTGACCCATCTTTGGGATTTCATTTAAGCCAAAAGCTAGTGACTACTATAGAACAATAgaacacaaaatatgtcaaaggtTCATGAGtgttttgagatctgaatatataataaaatataaagagtagATAACTTTGCAAACAGGTTGTGATAGCAGCACAACATTATGAATGTGGGCTTTTAAAGGAGACATATatgattgaaaataaacatacacaaaataccAAACAGATGCTAACTTATCTCATTACATTCTCATGATATGCCATTTTCTCATTGCATTCTCATGATATGCCATTTTCTGATACAAATGACTTGAAGGACTTCTAGTGTTAGAGACAAATAAAGGCAAgagaaaatacaaataatttgTGCTGTACGGGCACTGTACGTTATAATGACAATTTATATGTTAAGTGGTTAttaattgtgttatatttttatgcACAAGGACTTTGGACCTATCTTTAgttatgttttgtcactttcacagataagaagaaaacattggcattttttcttcttccagtcATCTTGAGAGGGAAAGGAAAGGGAAAGAAAGGATTGTGTTCAGTAAAAGAGGCAATCACCTCCTTCGTGGACATTCAACCAGTAGGTGTTTAAGCATTCATTTGTCCGCTTGTTGAAGTTCATTGACAACATGCTTATGACATATGTGTTTTGTAGTTTGTGATGGATTGCTTGTTAAAGTGGAATCTCAACAATTATGCTGGATTTGAGTCAATGTACATAGATGCTCCCAAGCACATGAACCATATTCCGTTTGGTTCAAAAtggataattaatattcatgagtgggcagggcctacgtaatattatttaaatattgatttcacaACAACAATATGCTTGTCAAATTTTGCTCAATTTGGTAAATGACAGTAGTAGGATATGGGTCACATGTGTAGCTGATTTTAACTAATAAATTATGAGTTGGTGATAAAAAGTTAATGATAGTGAAAGTATCTTCTAAACATGATAACTAAACAgtaaatttcaaatgtatcaaacGTTCATAGTACTTTTTTAAAACTAGCATGTCATTGTAAGCATAGATATGGGTGGTTATGAAGTTTGGCTGTGCCAAGtataatttcatataaagtTTTTTCTAAATACAAATCTGCTAGAATGGAGGGGTTCTTGCTGTCACAACTTCATATTGATTGACAAAGAGCAGCTTgtgataattttcatttttttcaatttttctcacAGGAAGTGGCTGAtattctacaaatttcaaaGACTATTGATGCCACAAAGAAGCCGCAGCCATTTGTTGTATGCAAAGAAACTCTCTTGGCACCAACCCAAACATTCGTTATACTAGAACGGAGGCCAGTCCCTCAAGAATCACTACTGAAAGCTATCGATTTCTGTTTCAAAGCAATGTACATTTTGGACATGGCTTACCAACCTTCATGCTGTCTTGTGTGgcagttcattcaaaatgtgatttatgaaatcaaagaagcacATGTGCCAAGTTGCATAAGAGATCTTAGATCATTCTTGGCCTTGAAAAGTAATTAGTGGCTTAAAGAAAAGAATTGTAAGCAAGATATTCATGGCTGATATTTTACAAAGTTCAAAGGATATTGATGCcacaaaaatactgcagctaCTTTTGTATGCAAGGAGCCCTCTTGGTACCAACCTAGatatttgctattttagaaCAGAGGTCAGTTTCTCACAAATCTCTTCTATTAAAGCTGTCTTTTTCTGTTTCATGGCAAATGTGCATTTTGGACATGGCTTATCGACCTTCATGCAGTCTTGTTTGgcagttcattcaaaatgtgattaatgaaatcaaagaagcacATATGCCAAGTTGTATTATAGCGTTCTTGGCCCTGGAAAGTAAGAAGTGCCTTAAAAGGAAATTGTAAGCAAGAAGCTCATATAATAATTGTAAGCAAGaagtttgtataatattactaTTTTAAAATTCACACACCCAATAGCATCATCTTGAAGGGACGTTTAATTAAAACTCATgatatgacatatttttacataccATGCTGGTACAAATCAAAACTTTCCTTACTAATTTTTATTGGAATCCCGATCTAATCAACTGATCTTTCATGAGTGAGTAAGGTTTAATGTAGCTAAAGTTCACCTACACATGTATCTCTATATGTGGTGaagatatatactatacatccaAATACTGGAAATAAGAACAATGCACTGGCTGCAATGTACTGCATATATCATAATTATGTCTCTAAATGTAATCATGTACACCACATATGTATGTGATACTCAATGTAATTCTTTATTAACTGTATGTATACTATAGGTAAACCTTGATTAATCAGATCATGATTGATGTTTAGATTCATAGATTGTTTATACATCAATTGATCTATAGTTACATGTGAGATATTGAGTGTAACAAGTTTTCTATGAATAAGGTTCTTCTTGAAGAGTAGAGGTTTTTTACGTTGTGTCACCTTAAAGGTCTGATAGAGCACAGCTAAGAAGTTGTTACATCCAAGCATATttatgtgttgttttgttttgtttgtattttattcacatGGTTCAGCTggttattgttttcaataaaaacaaGTTCTCAAAATGTCATCCATCTGGCTTCTGTAATGTAACTGTTtgttaatttttcaatatttttcaaggAATTGTTTACTCTTTGCATTGCCATATTCAACTGATTGTTGCAAACTAGGTCTgcataaacaaaacttgtgaggAGTCTTTCAACTACATTAAGTAAAATCCACTGAGGATCTCATCCATCACTGTCCAATATATTGCATTCGCCAACATATATTGGGCAATGAAGGCTCATTTGACCCCCCACCCTTTTGTAATGGTAAAAGCCACTGCCCAATTTAAATGTAGTAATTGCCCAATACAATGATTTTTAATTCCCCAATTTAATGATCCCTACATTTGTAAGTTCACCAATGATGGGCATAATTTACACTATTaatttaaccaacaactgttggGTACAAACTTATAGTTATTTTATTGgttaaaaatgttacccaaCGGCTGGTTAAAGCCGTTAACCAACAGGTGTTGGttaaaatatcaccaataaGTCGAATTTGACATACGTGCCCAGTGTTGGTTAAGGTATTGGTTAATTTTTTAACCAactgtttttagagtgtattgatacaaaaaaaatattacaataccTCGCTGTGTTTTATtagaatatcattttatttatgaaaGCAAGAACGAGAAACTAagcagcccacccccccccccacatattTCAAGCATGCAAATGAAACACACATTATGAAAATGTCTTTTATATTAAAAGAACAAACATTTGTCTTGAATTAAGATAATTCTCTCATGTTTGCATTATCGATACAATATTGAATttacacaataataataataataataataataataataataatataactaagCTAAAGATGATATTAAGCTAATGCAGACTAGTAACgccaggaaagaaaaaaaagttagtcaccggatttttgatcaacgaatccttttattttgtttaatattaaatcACAAAGATAAAAAACCCATCTTACTCAATAGATATACGGAATTTCGTAAACATCGCCTTGAAATAATGTTAGATCAAATGTATCAAATAATGTGATACATATTTGTAtcaatttatttcatcaatCAAAAACATGATGTTAATGTTTGTCGACtaagcaaaacaaataatacaCGATATGACGTCATATAATTCCAGCAGCATAACATCACATTGATATTTAATGACCATTACTCATGTTCATTTGAAACTAAaaccaactttttttttggtcttgccattgtgtttatatgtacaAGTTATAGAAGAATAATTAAATTCGGCCTTAAATGAATCAAACTAATTTTAAACCTAGTTAAATGAAGCAAATCCAACTGATTGCCataattacattaatttagTTCATATTATGTAACTACAGACAATGATTCAACGAGTGTGccattacactaaatgtctaaGAATGTTGTAGATATTTTGTTATCTGAGTGAATATTGCAGTAATCGATCGGTAAGGTAGAACCGAGCAGTGACGTTCAagttaaattatgaaaaataagtATTTAAACCTAAGTATGTTGAGAATCTTAAATGTGTCGCTTATTATCAAGTTAAAACTTGTAAACTTATGGTTCATCGATTATGACTTTGTAAACTTATTATTCATCGATTATGAACAATTTCTTCATTATGTAGGTGTGATAAAGCAATTGAAATGTGTCATACGTGtacataatatacaatatacaatttACTAATCAATGGATACTTTAATTGCTAATTTCGTTAAATTATAGCATACATAATTTAGGGGTATTAATCATAACGTACTGGAAATTCAAGGGACGTGATATAAAAGTACACGTAGAGAAAACTCCGACCGTGACATTGCAGATCGAATTACTCATCTGAGATAGCTTGGTGTATGGTGGCAAATGTACCATGTCGTTTCAAAATCAAGCCGTGGAATTATGTACACTGGTATCGCTATCTTACTGTTACGACTATGTGTGTCGGAATGATTTCAGTAAAGGTAACATGGGTGATTTGGGTCATGGAATGATAATATTGGCGTTCGTAAGTTAAAGATAAGTAACATTCCAAAGAATAACCAAAAAACGTCTTGGTTAATGTAAtgtgataatgaaataaaaaatgtagaaaatgaaaACCGTGTGATAATTTAACATTGATCGGTTATTCAATATCGTGCTAATGATTTAGTAATTGTTGCTAATGAATATTATAATCTGTACGTAAGGAATACACAGTAAAACAAGCGAGGAAATACTTCTACAGTGCTATAAATCTGCTACAGGTTTTCTAAGCTGACATAATCACGATCACTTGAAGGTATAAAGAACAATGAAAGGTATCAGTCTGATTGACTTTGGTCTGCTTTATGCATTCTTTGTTACcattaaatcataataataataataataataataataataataataataataataataataatgataataataatactaatatggCGCGTGTATTATATCATTAATAACATAAAGACTGATTGGAGTAAGACAAAAATAGCATGCGTCCATTAATACGCACgttgaaagaaaataatatttagttGTGAATGTAGCCAAAACTAAGACAGTTTATAACTGAACGACTGTTTGTTTTTACACATAGTGTTGTCGAAGTTTGTTTTTTGAGCAACTTCACGAACTCATCGAAAAAGGTACCCATACATTATTTTTCGAGGGCTTCATCTGTCAAGAACACGTCTAGAAAACAAACGTGTTTAACCAACTCTCCAGT is from Apostichopus japonicus isolate 1M-3 chromosome 16, ASM3797524v1, whole genome shotgun sequence and encodes:
- the LOC139983626 gene encoding uncharacterized protein isoform X3, translated to MVKDSPSASSPPTLLTKVSTPPKLREADLENKEELVMMTEWLKCNMEPREKVLDFMRQTAVYRQQQIKDHSTNISDILKEYPRLLDRGMIEQDFSVLWPEHEDHLYEKWDLYYNGIIEYGKQVENWQGILGLEYVNLESLSIDKKKTLAFFLLPVILRGKGKGKKGLCSVKEAITSFVDIQPEVADILQISKTIDATKKPQPFVVCKETLLAPTQTFVILERRPVPQESLLKAIDFCFKAMYILDMAYQPSCCLVWQFIQNVIYEIKEAHVPSCIRDLRSFLALKSN
- the LOC139983626 gene encoding uncharacterized protein isoform X2, giving the protein MKLSSEAWYCKGATGRPATGYLEEHLRYVCKKKIAMVKDSPSASSPPTLLTKVSTPPKLREADLENKEELVMMTEWLKCNMEPREKVLDFMRQTAVYRQQQIKDHSTNISDILKEYPRLLDRGMIEQDFSVLWPEHEDHLYEKWDLYYNGIIEYGKQVENWQGILGLEYVNLESLSIVILRGKGKGKKGLCSVKEAITSFVDIQPEVADILQISKTIDATKKPQPFVVCKETLLAPTQTFVILERRPVPQESLLKAIDFCFKAMYILDMAYQPSCCLVWQFIQNVIYEIKEAHVPSCIRDLRSFLALKSN
- the LOC139983626 gene encoding uncharacterized protein isoform X1, with the protein product MKLSSEAWYCKGATGRPATGYLEEHLRYVCKKKIAMVKDSPSASSPPTLLTKVSTPPKLREADLENKEELVMMTEWLKCNMEPREKVLDFMRQTAVYRQQQIKDHSTNISDILKEYPRLLDRGMIEQDFSVLWPEHEDHLYEKWDLYYNGIIEYGKQVENWQGILGLEYVNLESLSIDKKKTLAFFLLPVILRGKGKGKKGLCSVKEAITSFVDIQPEVADILQISKTIDATKKPQPFVVCKETLLAPTQTFVILERRPVPQESLLKAIDFCFKAMYILDMAYQPSCCLVWQFIQNVIYEIKEAHVPSCIRDLRSFLALKSN